The proteins below come from a single Mycolicibacterium sp. TY81 genomic window:
- a CDS encoding DUF732 domain-containing protein translates to MTARVITGQLLAALAVAASGLSAPASADVGTGQMAACAERGNPLDCVPTNAAANAAELAYLTELHGRMQSSDADLLKTGRLTCNMFVYAGQPTGDAVNDISKSLKVNKASATFVMDMAMVHLCPGLNIGADGVPRPRY, encoded by the coding sequence ATGACTGCGCGCGTGATCACCGGTCAGTTGTTGGCGGCTCTGGCGGTGGCTGCGTCAGGCCTTTCTGCCCCCGCATCGGCTGACGTCGGAACGGGCCAGATGGCGGCCTGCGCCGAACGGGGCAACCCGCTCGACTGCGTGCCGACGAATGCCGCTGCCAACGCAGCGGAGCTCGCCTATCTCACCGAGCTGCACGGCCGCATGCAGAGCAGCGATGCCGATCTGCTCAAGACTGGGCGCCTGACCTGCAATATGTTCGTGTACGCCGGTCAGCCGACCGGCGACGCCGTCAACGACATCTCCAAGTCCCTGAAGGTGAACAAGGCCTCCGCGACTTTCGTGATGGATATGGCGATGGTGCATCTGTGCCCCGGTTTGAACATCGGCGCCGACGGAGTGCCGCGCCCTCGCTATTGA
- a CDS encoding patatin-like phospholipase family protein, whose translation MEHRPDDSPAVPVKTADLVLSGGGVKAIGLVGAVVALGDAGYRVGRVSGTSAGSLVGAVIAAANRRQPAGCQLTGAQLRELAMSLPYRKFLDPVGTSRIPVLGKYWTAFRGQGMYRGDAIHDWVDGELRNLGVRTFGDLALDDRELPPEQRYRLVVTVADITRGTLVRLPWDYRRMYGLDPDEQSVADAVSASMAIPFFFRPVTITSAAGTTSTLIDGGLLSNFPMYSLDRTDGKVPRWPSFGITVTAQRPAQGDGDPSPGLAPVIDLPGAPHLLENLINTALLGHDQTYLRQPSVAARTIVVDAAGIGYLNFDISQADRKRLYDNGYSAANEFLNTWDWPAYLHRFRAGSA comes from the coding sequence ATGGAGCACAGGCCCGACGACTCCCCTGCGGTCCCGGTCAAGACCGCCGATCTGGTGCTGTCGGGTGGCGGCGTCAAGGCAATCGGCTTGGTCGGCGCTGTCGTCGCTCTGGGCGACGCGGGCTACCGCGTCGGCCGGGTGTCCGGGACGTCGGCCGGCTCCCTCGTGGGCGCGGTCATCGCCGCCGCGAACCGTCGTCAGCCGGCCGGGTGCCAACTCACCGGCGCCCAACTCCGGGAACTGGCGATGTCTCTGCCCTATCGCAAATTCCTGGATCCCGTTGGCACCAGCCGAATCCCGGTGCTCGGCAAGTACTGGACGGCGTTCCGTGGCCAGGGGATGTACCGCGGCGACGCCATTCACGACTGGGTCGACGGCGAGCTGCGCAATCTGGGCGTGCGGACCTTCGGCGATCTGGCGCTCGACGACCGCGAGCTGCCGCCGGAGCAGCGCTACCGCCTGGTCGTCACGGTCGCCGACATCACCCGCGGCACGCTGGTCCGGCTACCGTGGGACTACCGCCGGATGTACGGCCTCGACCCCGACGAACAGTCCGTCGCCGACGCTGTCAGCGCGTCCATGGCCATCCCGTTCTTCTTCCGGCCGGTGACGATCACGAGCGCCGCGGGGACGACCTCGACGCTGATCGACGGCGGGCTGCTGTCGAACTTCCCCATGTACTCGCTGGATCGCACCGACGGCAAGGTCCCGCGCTGGCCCAGCTTCGGCATCACTGTGACGGCACAGCGACCGGCCCAGGGTGACGGCGACCCGAGCCCGGGTCTGGCACCGGTGATCGATCTGCCCGGAGCCCCGCATCTCCTGGAGAACCTCATCAACACCGCACTGCTCGGTCACGACCAGACTTATCTCCGGCAGCCATCCGTCGCGGCGCGCACGATAGTGGTCGACGCCGCCGGCATCGGATACCTGAATTTCGACATTTCCCAGGCCGACCGGAAGCGGCTATATGACAACGGCTACTCCGCCGCAAACGAATTCCTGAATACCTGGGACTGGCCCGCTTACCTACATCGATTTCGCGCCGGTTCGGCGTGA
- a CDS encoding RND family transporter — protein sequence MSNHSLDTPTDSFPKAGQAPHRPLIPRVIRTLAVPVILAWIGIVVVLSTIVPPLDEVGKMRSVSMSPHDAPSMIAMKQIGSDFKEFDSDSSAMVVLEGEQPLDAAAHAYYDQIVAKLQADTAHVEHVQDFWSDPLTASGSQSADGKSAYVQVYLRGNQGESLANESVETVDKILKSVPAPPGVKSYVTGAAAQASDMNVAGDRSLKIMEAVSFAVIIIMLLLVYRSIITVLIELFIVMVLVGAARGLVAVLGYYKIIGLSTFATNLLPMLAIAAATDYAIFLIGRYQEARTAGMSKEDAYYDMYHGTAHVILGSGLTIAGATYCLHFTRLPYFQTLGIPLAIGMVTVVFAALSLGPALITVVTKWGKTLEPKRAMRVRGWRKIGAAITRWPGPILVATIAVALVGLVAIPGYKTSYDDRQYMPADLTSNEGYAAATRHFSPARMNPDLLLVQTDHDLRNPADFLVINKIAKAIVAVPGIAQVQAITRPEGTPIEHSTIPFQLGMQSTTQVMNQKYQQDMMNDMQKQIGDIQVSIDTMTKMQGITVQMSTVMDSMVGKMHGMLYDIEDLRNHISDFDDFFRPIRNYLYWEPHCYDIPVCWSMRSVFDTLDGIDTMTDDFQSVIPDMDKMSALTKQMVTVMPPQIETMKNMKKYMQMMYATQKGQLDQQAEGQKNSSAMGEAFDKSKNDDSFYLPPEAFDSADFKRGMKNFISPDGKSVRFIVQHEGNPLTPEGISHIDAIKLAAKEAIKGTPLEGSKIYLAGSAATFRDMAEGSDYDLMIAGISALALIFVIMLLITRAVVAAAVIVATVAISLGASLGMSILIWQYLIGLPLHWMVIPMSVIILLAVGADYNLLLVARFKEEIQAGLNTGIIRAMGSTGSVVTNAGLVFAFTMSSMIISELRIIGQVGTTIGLGLLFDTLVVRSFMMPSIAALMGKWFWWPQIVRQRPKPVPWPTPAEKVDATV from the coding sequence ATGAGCAACCACAGCCTCGATACCCCGACCGACTCGTTTCCCAAGGCCGGGCAGGCACCGCACCGGCCGCTGATCCCGCGGGTCATCCGCACGCTCGCCGTCCCGGTCATCCTGGCCTGGATCGGCATCGTCGTGGTGCTGAGCACGATCGTCCCGCCGCTCGACGAGGTCGGCAAGATGCGCTCGGTCTCCATGTCGCCGCACGACGCGCCGTCGATGATCGCCATGAAGCAGATCGGTTCCGACTTCAAGGAATTCGACTCCGACAGCTCGGCCATGGTGGTGCTCGAGGGCGAGCAGCCGCTGGACGCCGCCGCCCACGCGTACTACGACCAGATCGTCGCCAAGCTCCAGGCCGACACCGCGCACGTCGAGCACGTCCAGGATTTCTGGAGCGACCCGCTGACCGCGTCGGGCTCGCAGAGCGCCGACGGCAAGTCCGCCTACGTGCAGGTCTACCTGCGCGGTAATCAGGGCGAATCGCTCGCCAACGAGTCCGTCGAGACCGTCGACAAGATCCTCAAGAGCGTCCCCGCGCCGCCGGGCGTCAAGAGCTACGTCACCGGTGCGGCCGCCCAGGCGTCCGACATGAACGTCGCCGGTGACCGCAGCCTGAAGATCATGGAGGCCGTCTCGTTCGCGGTCATCATCATCATGCTGCTGCTGGTGTACCGGTCGATCATCACGGTGCTGATCGAGCTGTTCATCGTCATGGTGCTGGTGGGGGCGGCGCGCGGCCTGGTGGCCGTGCTCGGCTACTACAAGATCATCGGCCTCTCGACGTTCGCCACCAACCTGCTGCCGATGCTGGCCATCGCGGCGGCGACCGACTACGCCATCTTCCTGATCGGCCGGTATCAGGAAGCGCGCACCGCGGGCATGTCCAAAGAGGACGCCTACTACGACATGTATCACGGCACCGCGCACGTCATTCTCGGTTCGGGTCTGACGATCGCCGGCGCGACGTACTGCCTGCACTTCACTCGACTGCCGTACTTCCAGACGCTGGGCATCCCCCTGGCCATCGGCATGGTCACCGTGGTGTTCGCCGCGCTGTCACTCGGCCCGGCCCTCATCACCGTGGTCACCAAGTGGGGCAAGACGCTCGAACCCAAGCGCGCGATGCGGGTGCGGGGCTGGCGCAAGATCGGTGCGGCGATCACCCGCTGGCCGGGCCCGATCCTCGTCGCCACCATCGCGGTGGCGCTGGTCGGCCTGGTGGCGATCCCCGGCTACAAGACGAGCTACGACGACCGCCAGTACATGCCCGCGGACCTCACGTCCAACGAGGGTTATGCGGCCGCCACCCGGCACTTCTCCCCGGCCCGCATGAATCCCGACCTACTGCTGGTCCAGACCGACCACGACCTGCGCAACCCGGCGGACTTCCTCGTGATCAACAAGATCGCGAAAGCCATTGTGGCCGTTCCCGGTATCGCTCAGGTGCAGGCCATCACACGGCCCGAGGGCACGCCGATCGAGCACTCGACCATCCCGTTCCAGCTGGGCATGCAGAGCACCACGCAGGTCATGAACCAGAAGTACCAGCAGGACATGATGAACGATATGCAGAAGCAGATCGGTGACATCCAGGTGAGCATCGACACCATGACCAAGATGCAGGGCATCACGGTCCAGATGTCGACCGTCATGGACAGCATGGTCGGCAAGATGCACGGCATGTTGTACGACATCGAAGATCTGCGCAACCACATCTCCGATTTCGACGACTTCTTCCGGCCGATCCGCAACTACCTCTACTGGGAACCGCACTGCTACGACATCCCGGTCTGCTGGTCCATGCGGTCGGTGTTCGACACCCTCGACGGCATCGACACCATGACGGATGACTTCCAGTCCGTCATTCCGGACATGGACAAGATGTCCGCGCTGACGAAGCAGATGGTCACGGTCATGCCTCCGCAGATCGAGACCATGAAGAACATGAAGAAGTACATGCAGATGATGTACGCCACCCAGAAGGGGCAGCTGGATCAGCAGGCCGAGGGCCAGAAGAACTCCAGCGCCATGGGTGAGGCCTTCGACAAGTCGAAGAACGACGACTCGTTCTACCTGCCGCCGGAGGCCTTCGACAGCGCCGACTTCAAGCGCGGCATGAAGAACTTCATCTCGCCGGACGGCAAGTCGGTGCGGTTCATCGTGCAGCACGAGGGCAATCCGCTTACGCCCGAAGGCATCTCGCACATCGATGCCATCAAGCTGGCCGCCAAGGAGGCGATCAAGGGCACTCCCCTGGAGGGCTCGAAGATCTACCTGGCCGGTAGCGCGGCGACCTTCCGTGACATGGCCGAGGGTTCCGACTACGACCTGATGATCGCCGGAATCTCCGCTCTCGCACTGATTTTCGTCATCATGCTGCTCATCACCCGGGCGGTGGTGGCGGCGGCGGTGATCGTGGCGACGGTGGCGATCTCGCTCGGCGCGTCGCTGGGTATGTCGATCCTCATCTGGCAGTACCTCATCGGGCTACCGCTGCACTGGATGGTGATCCCGATGTCGGTGATCATCCTGTTGGCCGTCGGCGCGGACTACAACCTGCTGCTGGTCGCCCGTTTCAAGGAAGAGATTCAGGCCGGCCTCAACACCGGCATCATCCGCGCGATGGGCAGCACCGGCTCGGTGGTCACCAACGCCGGCCTGGTCTTCGCCTTCACCATGTCGTCGATGATCATCAGCGAGCTGCGCATCATCGGCCAGGTGGGCACCACGATCGGCCTGGGCCTGCTGTTCGACACCCTGGTCGTCCGGTCGTTCATGATGCCGTCGATCGCCGCCCTCATGGGCAAGTGGTTCTGGTGGCCGCAGATCGTGCGTCAGCGGCCGAAGCCGGTGCCGTGGCCGACCCCCGCCGAGAAGGTCGACGCGACCGTCTGA
- a CDS encoding MmpS family transport accessory protein, producing MIGNALKKAWIPLLILAVALVAGFTVQRVRTYFGQNPVIVTPRNFADDAKPFKPKVVTYEITGTGSYADINYLDLDAKPQRIDHAPLPWKLTLSTTAPAASPNIVAQGDGDSITCTVHVDDELKDTRTSTGVHAQTFCLVKSA from the coding sequence GTGATCGGCAATGCGCTCAAGAAGGCGTGGATCCCGTTGCTCATCCTCGCCGTGGCCCTCGTCGCCGGCTTCACCGTGCAGCGCGTACGCACCTACTTCGGCCAGAACCCCGTCATCGTCACCCCACGCAACTTCGCCGACGATGCCAAACCGTTCAAACCCAAGGTCGTCACCTACGAGATCACCGGCACCGGCAGCTACGCCGACATCAACTACCTCGACCTGGACGCCAAGCCCCAGCGCATCGACCACGCGCCCCTGCCCTGGAAGCTCACCCTGTCCACCACCGCACCGGCAGCGTCGCCGAACATCGTCGCCCAGGGCGACGGTGACTCCATCACCTGCACCGTCCACGTCGACGACGAACTCAAAGACACCCGCACCTCCACGGGCGTGCACGCCCAGACCTTCTGCCTGGTGAAATCCGCATGA
- a CDS encoding TetR/AcrR family transcriptional regulator, producing the protein MAKSVGPRGSARARVIEAALALFADHGVNGTSLQMIADHLGVSKASVYYQFHSKDDIVLAVIRPVFAELDQLATAIEAAESAAARQEAAITGFVELAVRHRRVTAVFYRDPAIDTLVKTHEECSAINQRLRKVLGMDSADTETRVTMSLVTSGVYGSAMDPDLQDIPDDELHRILLQSARRLLAVEERDAIRR; encoded by the coding sequence TTGGCCAAATCGGTGGGGCCACGCGGATCGGCGCGGGCACGGGTGATCGAAGCCGCCCTGGCGTTGTTTGCGGACCACGGCGTGAACGGCACATCGTTGCAGATGATCGCCGATCACCTCGGGGTCAGCAAGGCTTCCGTGTACTACCAGTTCCACTCGAAGGACGACATCGTGCTTGCCGTGATCCGGCCGGTATTCGCCGAACTCGATCAACTGGCCACGGCGATCGAGGCCGCGGAGAGCGCGGCGGCACGGCAGGAAGCCGCGATCACGGGTTTCGTCGAGCTCGCGGTCCGGCACCGGCGCGTGACGGCCGTCTTCTATCGCGACCCGGCCATCGACACCCTGGTCAAAACCCACGAGGAGTGCAGCGCCATCAACCAGCGCCTGCGCAAGGTGCTGGGCATGGACAGCGCGGATACCGAGACCCGGGTGACCATGTCGCTGGTCACCTCGGGCGTCTACGGCAGTGCGATGGATCCCGACTTGCAGGACATCCCCGACGACGAACTCCACCGCATCTTGTTGCAGTCCGCGCGGCGGCTGCTTGCGGTGGAGGAGCGGGACGCTATTCGGCGATGA
- a CDS encoding nitroreductase family deazaflavin-dependent oxidoreductase encodes MTEHELSPTDWVRKQTEQILAQGTTDGVQILDRPVVLFTTTGAKSGKKRLVPLMRVEHNGRYALVASKGGAPEHPSWYHNVKAHPQITAQDGDKVYELTTRELEGEERQEWWDRAVEAYPPYAEYQTKTDRLIPVFIAE; translated from the coding sequence GTGACCGAACATGAACTGAGCCCCACCGACTGGGTGCGCAAGCAGACCGAACAGATTCTCGCGCAGGGCACCACCGATGGTGTGCAGATCCTCGATCGGCCGGTGGTCCTGTTCACCACCACCGGAGCCAAGTCCGGCAAGAAGCGTCTCGTGCCGTTGATGCGCGTCGAGCACAACGGCCGCTACGCCCTCGTGGCATCCAAGGGCGGCGCCCCCGAGCACCCGTCGTGGTACCACAACGTCAAGGCCCACCCGCAGATCACCGCGCAGGACGGCGACAAGGTCTACGAGCTGACGACACGTGAGCTCGAGGGTGAGGAACGGCAGGAATGGTGGGACCGGGCCGTCGAGGCCTACCCGCCCTACGCCGAGTACCAGACCAAGACCGACCGGCTGATCCCGGTCTTCATCGCCGAATAG
- a CDS encoding DUF732 domain-containing protein — MTATTEVTYRRRPVAARPGRPKTGRTQVGSVDVIATSAAVLRPVVVAGAIVAAALMWGPRAQADVVHDALNDVGIGNNGPVSNAIAEVGASICPLLVQPGSQMASTATQMSGNGGIAPPLAGFATQVAIQTQCPAFMTALANGNIPALMNGGLPVTPPGLPSVPSVGLPNLSGATAAVPGTLGAATTPVSSVVGAATAPLPGTLGAATAPLPGTLGAVTAPLPGTLGAATAPVSGALGAATAPVASAPGLTAPAVTVPTPGLLAPATQAPLQLASSPVVPAIPGY, encoded by the coding sequence ATGACCGCAACTACTGAAGTGACGTACCGCAGACGACCGGTGGCCGCCCGCCCGGGCCGGCCGAAGACCGGAAGGACCCAGGTCGGCTCGGTGGATGTCATCGCGACGTCCGCCGCGGTGCTGCGACCTGTCGTGGTGGCCGGCGCCATCGTGGCCGCCGCCCTCATGTGGGGACCGCGCGCGCAGGCCGACGTCGTCCATGACGCGCTCAATGATGTCGGCATCGGCAACAACGGACCCGTCAGCAACGCGATCGCCGAGGTGGGTGCCTCGATCTGCCCGCTGCTGGTGCAGCCGGGTAGTCAGATGGCCAGCACGGCAACCCAGATGAGCGGCAACGGCGGCATCGCCCCGCCGCTGGCCGGGTTCGCCACGCAGGTCGCGATCCAGACTCAGTGCCCCGCATTCATGACGGCGCTCGCCAACGGCAACATCCCGGCCCTGATGAACGGCGGCCTGCCGGTGACGCCGCCGGGGCTGCCCTCTGTGCCGTCGGTCGGCCTGCCGAACCTGTCGGGCGCGACGGCTGCGGTTCCGGGCACGCTGGGCGCGGCGACGACCCCGGTGTCGAGCGTCGTGGGCGCGGCGACGGCCCCGCTGCCGGGCACCTTGGGGGCCGCGACGGCACCACTGCCGGGCACGCTGGGCGCTGTTACGGCACCCCTGCCGGGCACGCTGGGGGCCGCGACGGCTCCGGTCTCCGGTGCGCTCGGTGCGGCGACCGCCCCGGTGGCTTCGGCGCCGGGCCTCACCGCCCCGGCGGTAACGGTGCCCACACCGGGTCTGCTGGCTCCCGCGACGCAGGCGCCGCTGCAGCTGGCGTCCTCGCCGGTCGTTCCGGCGATACCCGGCTACTGA
- a CDS encoding MerR family transcriptional regulator — MATFTIGEVSARTDVAATTLRYYEQIGLIPAPARAGGQRRYDDTVIDRLNVIRVCKTAGFSLDEIQLLFADDAPGRPASRALAETKLAEIDAKIAELHLARAVVEWGMQCTCPSISACSCGIHPAKPGDTRTA, encoded by the coding sequence ATGGCCACGTTCACCATCGGCGAAGTGTCGGCGCGCACCGACGTCGCCGCGACGACGCTGCGCTACTACGAACAGATCGGCCTCATCCCGGCGCCGGCACGCGCCGGGGGGCAGCGCCGCTACGACGACACCGTCATCGATCGCCTCAACGTCATCCGGGTGTGCAAGACGGCGGGGTTCTCTCTCGATGAGATCCAGCTGCTGTTCGCCGACGACGCGCCCGGGCGCCCGGCCAGCCGCGCGCTCGCGGAGACCAAGCTTGCCGAGATCGACGCCAAGATCGCCGAACTGCACCTCGCGCGCGCGGTCGTCGAATGGGGCATGCAGTGCACCTGTCCATCGATCAGCGCGTGCAGCTGCGGTATTCACCCCGCCAAGCCCGGGGACACCCGGACGGCCTGA
- a CDS encoding PPOX class F420-dependent oxidoreductase, with amino-acid sequence MATNTQRSDISELGRTRYAMLRSYRRDGEPVDTPIWFAVEQDSIVFRTKRGPKTARLRAHPQVELTACDYRGRKRSGATVFTGTATILEDGAAAEANRVLHRRYGWQWNLVPLIRIPGVTQVHAGLPWREKWQKARNRGVWDDSAIVRIDFSA; translated from the coding sequence ATGGCTACCAACACACAGCGATCAGACATCAGTGAATTGGGCAGGACCCGCTACGCAATGCTCCGGAGCTATCGGCGCGACGGCGAGCCGGTCGATACGCCGATCTGGTTCGCCGTCGAGCAGGATTCGATCGTGTTCCGGACCAAGCGCGGTCCGAAAACCGCACGGCTGCGCGCACATCCGCAAGTCGAACTGACGGCGTGCGACTACCGCGGCCGAAAGCGCAGCGGCGCAACCGTATTCACCGGCACGGCGACGATCCTCGAGGATGGGGCCGCGGCCGAGGCCAACCGGGTGTTGCACCGGCGCTACGGGTGGCAGTGGAATCTGGTGCCGCTGATCAGGATTCCGGGAGTGACCCAGGTGCACGCCGGGCTGCCGTGGCGGGAAAAGTGGCAGAAGGCGCGGAACCGCGGTGTCTGGGACGACAGCGCGATCGTGCGCATCGACTTCAGCGCCTGA
- a CDS encoding STAS domain-containing protein, whose protein sequence is MAVVTGKATGDATTSAAFRYGNPAVACGDAEVRAQCRQLATVLTVTGVIDETDVDLVAAQARRCVLPEKPFILDLSGVTSFAVSCVELLDKVNDSCIAAGNEWSLIASQPVSTALLACGAESAFPTATSVSEALHHFSDSMYERRRLLPFLTKKSA, encoded by the coding sequence ATGGCTGTAGTGACAGGCAAGGCCACCGGCGACGCAACAACGTCTGCCGCTTTCCGCTATGGCAATCCGGCGGTCGCCTGCGGCGACGCCGAGGTGCGCGCCCAGTGCCGTCAACTGGCGACGGTGCTCACCGTCACCGGAGTCATCGACGAAACCGATGTGGACCTGGTTGCAGCGCAGGCACGGCGCTGCGTACTCCCAGAGAAGCCGTTCATCCTGGACCTGAGCGGGGTCACCTCGTTCGCAGTGTCCTGCGTCGAACTGCTCGACAAGGTCAACGACAGCTGCATCGCAGCAGGCAACGAGTGGTCTCTCATCGCATCCCAGCCGGTTTCGACCGCACTGCTGGCCTGCGGCGCAGAGTCCGCCTTCCCGACCGCAACCTCCGTCTCGGAAGCGCTGCACCACTTCTCGGACAGCATGTACGAGCGTCGCCGGTTGCTGCCGTTCCTCACCAAGAAGTCCGCGTAA
- the ligD gene encoding non-homologous end-joining DNA ligase: MGDSRSLEVGGREVVVSNPGKVIFPEPGVTKLDLVNYYLAVADGALRGVARRPMILKRFVKGIAQEAIFQKRAPEKRPDWIDVAELKYASGTSAKEAVIDEAAGLVWAVGLGCIDFNPHPVRADDLEHPDELRVDLDPMPGVEWPQILDVAAVVRDVLTDYGLTAWPKTSGSRGFHIYARIERNWPYKQVRLAAQTVAREVERRVPDLATSRWWKEERQGVFVDFNQNAKDRTVASAYSVRSRPDARVSTPLFWDEVPGCRPEEFTVATVPGRYAQFGDPWAGMDDAAGGLEGLLALAEELGPMPKTEKSGGGASADGRRASQMPLIEVARTKTRDEAMAALDEWRAKHPEAASALEAIDVLVDGMRGPSSIWYRIRINLQHVPEELRPPQEPLIADYSPWVGYHGHQMRRP, encoded by the coding sequence ATGGGTGACTCGCGGTCCCTCGAGGTGGGTGGGCGCGAGGTTGTCGTGAGCAACCCCGGCAAGGTGATCTTTCCCGAACCGGGCGTGACCAAGCTCGACCTGGTCAACTACTACCTCGCCGTCGCCGACGGCGCGCTGCGCGGCGTGGCCCGGCGGCCCATGATCCTGAAGCGGTTCGTGAAAGGCATTGCCCAGGAAGCGATCTTTCAGAAGCGGGCACCGGAGAAGCGGCCGGACTGGATCGACGTCGCCGAGCTGAAATACGCGTCGGGCACCTCCGCGAAGGAAGCCGTCATCGACGAGGCCGCCGGGCTGGTGTGGGCCGTCGGCCTGGGCTGCATCGACTTCAATCCCCACCCGGTCCGGGCCGACGACCTGGAACACCCCGACGAGCTGCGCGTCGATCTCGATCCGATGCCGGGTGTCGAGTGGCCGCAGATCCTCGACGTCGCAGCTGTCGTCCGCGACGTGCTCACCGACTACGGGCTGACGGCCTGGCCCAAGACGTCCGGCTCGCGGGGCTTCCACATCTACGCCCGGATCGAGCGGAACTGGCCGTACAAGCAGGTGCGGTTGGCGGCCCAGACCGTGGCCCGTGAGGTGGAGCGACGGGTGCCCGACCTGGCGACCAGTCGCTGGTGGAAAGAGGAACGCCAGGGCGTGTTCGTCGACTTCAACCAGAACGCCAAGGACCGGACGGTGGCGTCGGCCTACTCGGTGCGGTCGCGGCCCGACGCCCGCGTCTCGACACCGCTGTTCTGGGACGAGGTTCCGGGCTGCCGTCCCGAGGAGTTCACCGTGGCGACGGTGCCCGGCCGGTACGCGCAATTCGGTGACCCCTGGGCCGGGATGGACGACGCTGCCGGCGGCCTGGAGGGGTTGCTGGCGCTGGCCGAAGAACTGGGTCCGATGCCCAAAACCGAGAAATCCGGGGGTGGCGCGTCGGCCGACGGACGCCGGGCGTCGCAGATGCCGCTCATCGAGGTGGCCCGGACAAAGACGCGCGACGAGGCGATGGCCGCGCTCGACGAATGGCGGGCGAAGCATCCGGAAGCGGCATCTGCGCTGGAAGCCATAGATGTTCTGGTCGACGGCATGCGCGGCCCCAGCTCGATCTGGTACCGCATCAGGATCAATTTGCAGCACGTGCCGGAGGAATTGCGGCCGCCGCAGGAGCCTCTCATCGCCGACTATTCGCCGTGGGTCGGGTACCACGGCCATCAGATGCGCCGTCCGTGA